The Chlorocebus sabaeus isolate Y175 chromosome 1, mChlSab1.0.hap1, whole genome shotgun sequence genome includes a region encoding these proteins:
- the EXPH5 gene encoding exophilin-5 isoform X1 codes for MLKNAFLTGGAKELKCNSHTVKKMTKVPPGFDFSFLNDEEARKILQVLERNEELRRAEKDRISKLQKTKRDIRWLQGVTGEWFEEIQRKKFCNETDVSQMLKQPLTYRLRKEMAKNDPIELPTSRSKNVTNQKKPTPFSSRMSFRSSFASLFSFRKSGKETSKLPSLGQKGCDGHAGPPVPVRGAAVQTKIYSSPLENQLVDSAFVPKPAVMREESGMPPPWDASLLENEFFQVLDDLDSKLAQEQSASSMNTRAPLNYGSRTQFSHFYSSGSRHGNITERHKKHYNETSNMSIYDILRPGTPREGFKTFSPRTRTIYDMYRTREPRVFKEDYVQKNTFGSTSLCFDSRQRSALPATGHFTARSLHFPATTQNKSGFIPPRHQQSPKRTPLSSIIWNRSDSSRDRENQEEFLRAPSPMEIDPADKYVYPRGFQENRKYESYHSQNVYQRVSLNVPMENAMSPDTFENSENMPFYHQSNPFARSFFSHTFGRSGEQRRFGQSPFWSQQKGHSFWSDFHQSRKSFSSSDRDFEMISMEANSASAIHGHSISSEHWESFSSGYGTDVSRVQEEPHPWQFDFQTSTLESMAVSHGNETKLTPHFGTPNVCSMTGSSYHVKSGELVSQQDSSPVEVHINKEASSFGIAQTLAPSFKTSFPQTSDDRRNPQSPNLQNPTVTLQKIIPNKPASHPMRSYTEVTVTNSNSIDSLPLAKSQPSILVTEVNNEKDLNESISEDDQQLSKMDQTNKAGEVPQPVSQRGISNSLPDFQNPFFQDSANSNKFGFSASTTISSKKSPRVFSRKDTSKMYTPHKDKSNDIKQDKRFTENRKLGSTASFPFIQEHRTPPSFPRTDQGCHHQELTVSNEDISSIITDNHRSSAPTDIQNAQSPEKPVILDTEGEQCATIHSTNCSKLTAGHKSSCDSLDLSSATLPDSSPSNNSFLDAPMVPSTTVFSRRSPSDKDLSLGEREEKDNAGKNQKNQFILSHSENQERNDNHVPTHDEVVDVKCHSHSPFRNERGKGKIRHRISCIEKLSKTESISVPTSDHRSLIEANQSNSKVSELDTIYCTLPRKSSSFLIHGRQSGSKIMAASLRNGPPPFQIKNNVEDAMGNYTLNKFSTSSPESVNECSKVISDSALEAPEATERMTNVKSSGSTSVRKGPLPFLINRAMSCPSGEPHASTGKEERKKPLTSGTDASELTPRAWERIISPVESDSSVRGCSLTKRHHQEENFQECTEKEGKMAASRRSVLALSNEDPLPFCSDLSGKERGKTLHKVKTTSTFSVSGDEDNVKCLEVVSVYYTLPRKPSKKFCNLLQQYTQNTNSLTESPQVETETFRNALEKDEQNYFTREQSGTPSCENLKMSVNSDQTLTTENMTAFGLSNRGPLVPTLQEMASVEAVSLPEEESKAREIFSVNLAKTPLGDSENKKERGKKLQSETLHTLLMLQRKNISEEKSENCQQSINSSNSGPSSLPALSEVNIGNSQARRNSWEFTGSGRAIPFTGSGKCPQKDHTSTTVSDDSSGSQPREGRGNIGTNCQKMTNKTLSHSESRVFALTPALHKLQLGEETQSDEPNLESLQSEPRELPQRSQEAHMTESRKAEDEMQKSAWDQPSLPEGNNKNKTNSDDLVKGENRSSVKHRLAVMSKANRKFPAKDVSPRRHVATIFPQSGSRSGFDHLSLGTVECNPLFPEPTPKSAESVGESRLSEDGKHVKKSENPLPITVLPNREPSTHVSNQKSNSISQQHQNKFKNVSESPSKHEISRDVTVAENLERESGAPSPITFTSLREAEFSDNQRRLSPPFPLEPAQKSRVSIPLASFLRQQRSASSLEWEPEPHLYRSKSLKSINVHGDLLRKSHPPKVRERHFSESTSIDNALSRLTLGNEFSVNNGYSRRFRSFSELPSYDGNESWAYRSGTKTGPRSATSIYRPIDYGIFGKEQQLAFLENVKRSLTQGRLWKPSFLKNPGFLKDDLRNAANPSESLSSNSPCSQMPEDGLSPSEPLNIYEDDPVDSDCDTDTTTDDEYYLDENDKESEL; via the exons atccaATAGAATTACCTACATCAAGATCTAAAAATGTAACTAATCAAAAAAAGCCAACACCTTTTTCTTCCCGGATGAGCTTCAGGTCGTCATTTGCTTCCCTGTTCTCATTCAGGAAATCTGGAAAGGAGACTTCAAAGCTCCCATCGCTGGGACAGAAAGG ATGTGACGGCCACGCAGGACCTCCCGTGCCTGTGAGGGGAGCTGCTGTG CAGACAAAAATATACAGTTCACCTCTGGAAAATCAACTAGTTGACAGTGCATTTGTCCCAAAGCCAGCAGTCATGAGGGAGGAGAGTGGCATGCCTCCGCCGTGGGACGCTTCACTGCTGGAGAATGAGTTTTTCCAAG TTTTAGATGACTTGGATAGCAAATTGGCTCAGGAACAGTCTGCAAGCTCAATGAATACCAGAGCACCCCTCAACTATGGATCAAGGACACAGTTCAGTCACTTTTATTCCAGTGGTAGCAGACATGGTAATATCACAGAAAGGCACAAAAAACACTATAATGAAACTTCCAATATGTCTATCTATGACATCCTAAGACCAGGAACTCCTAGGGAAGGTTTTAAAACCTTTTCTCCTAGGACAAGGACAATTTATGATATGTACAGGACAAGGGAGCCCAGAGTCTTTAAAGAAGATTATGTGCAAAAGAATACTTTTGGAAGTACTTCGCTGTGTTTTGACAGCAGACAACGGTCGGCCTTACCAGCCACAGGGCATTTCACAGCAAGAAGCTTACATTTTCCAGCCACAACTCAGAACAAGAGTGGGTTTATACCACCAAGGCACCAGCAGAGTCCAAAGAGAACTCCTTTATCATCCATCATATGGAACAGATCGGATTCCTCTAGAGATAGGGAGAACCAGGAAGAGTTCCTGAGGGCACCATCACCAATGGAAATTGACCCTGCTGACAAGTATGTGTATCCCAGGGGTTTTCAGGAGAATAGGAAATATGAATCGTACCATTCACAGAATGTTTACCAACGTGTTAGTTTAAATGTTCCCATGGAGAATGCAATGAGTCCTGACACTTTTGAGAACTCAGAGAATATGCCATTCTACCATCAAAGCAACCCATTTGCCAGGTCTTTCTTCAGCCATACCTTTGGACGAAGCGGAGAACAGAGGAGATTTGGACAAAGTCCTTTTTGGAGCCAACAGAAAGGACATTCTTTCTGGTCTGACTTTCATCAAAGCAGGAAATCATTCAGTTCTTCTGACAGAGACTTTGAAATGATTTCCATGGAAGCAAATAGTGCATCAGCCATTCATGGCCATAGTATTTCTTCTGAACACTGGGAATCATTTTCTTCTGGTTATGGAACAGATGTTTCCAGAGTCCAAGAAGAGCCACATCCATGGCAGTTTGATTTTCAGACATCCACACTGGAGAGCATGGCGGTATCACATGGTAATGAGACCAAGTTGACTCCTCATTTTGGCACACCAAATGTTTGCTCCATGACTGGTTCAAGCTATCACGTCAAATCTGGTGAGTTGGTAAGCCAACAGGACAGTTCTCCTGTAGAAGTACATATAAACAAAGAAGCTTCCTCATTTGGAATTGCTCAGACTCTAGCACCCTCGTTCAAAACTTCCTTTCCCCAGACTTCTGATGACAGAAGGAATCCTCAGAGTCCCAACTTGCAGAATCCCACAGTCACTTTGCAGAAAATTATTCCTAATAAGCCTGCCTCTCATCCAATGAGAAGCTATACAGAAGTCACTGTGACCAACAGCAATTCAATTGACTCTCTGCCTCTTGCCAAAAGCCAGCCCAGTATCTTGGTCACAGAAGTGAATAATGAGAAAGACTTAAATGAATCTATTTCAGAAGACGACCAACAGCTAAGCAAGATGGACCAGACAAACAAGGCAGGTGAAGTACCCCAACCTGTTTCACAGAGAGGGATCTCAAACTCTTTACCTGATTTTCAAAATCCTTTCTTCCAGGACTCAGCCAATAGCAACAAGTTTGGTTTTAGTGCATCTACCACAATAAGTTCAAAAAAGTCACCCAGAGTCTTTTCCAGGAAAGATACCTCCAAAATGTATACACCGCACAAAGATAAATCCAATGACATTAAACAAGATAAGAGGTTTACTGAGAACAGAAAACTTGGCTCAACggcttcctttcctttcattcagGAACACAGAACACCACCATCTTTCCCCAGGACAGACCAAGGTTGTCATCACCAGGAATTAACTGTAAGTAATGAAGATATTTCAAGCATTATTACAGATAACCACCGGAGCTCTGCACCAACTGATATTCAAAATGCACAATCTCCAGAAAAGCCTGTTATTTTAGATACTGAGGGAGAACAATGTGCCACAATTCATTCTACCAACTGCAGCAAGTTGACTGCTGGCCACAAGAGCTCGTGTGATTCTTTAGATCTGTCATCAGCTACACTACCAGATTCCTCACCATCAAATAATTCTTTCCTTGATGCTCCTATGGTTCCATCTACTACAGTTTTCTCCAGGAGAAGTCCTTCAGACAAAGATCTATCgctaggagaaagagaagaaaaagacaatgcTGGGAAGAACCAAAAGAATCAGtttattttaagccactcagaAAACCAAGAGAGAAATGATAATCATGTGCCTACACACGATGAAGTGGTTGATGTCAAATGCCATTCACACTCTCCTTTTaggaatgaaagaggaaagggaaaaataaggcATCGTATATCCTGTATTGAAAAGTTAAGCAAAACAGAAAGTATATCAGTACCCACCAGTGATCACAGGAGCCTCATTGAAGCAAATCAAAGCAATTCCAAAGTTTCTGAGCTTGACACAATTTATTGTACCTTGCCAAGAAAATCAAGCAGTTTTCTCATACATGGCAGGCAGTCAGGAAGTAAAATAATGGCTGCTTCATTGAGGAATGGGCCACCTCCCTTCCAAATCAAAAATAATGTGGAAGATGCAATGGGGAActacacattaaataaatttagtaCCAGTTCTCCTGAGTCAGTGAATGAATGTTCCAAAGTCATTTCAGACTCAGCCCTGGAAGCACCTGAAGCCACAGAGAGAATGACAAATGTAAAAAGCAGTGGATCTACTTCCGTTAGAAAAGGACCCCTTCCATTCCTCATTAACCGGGCTATGTCGTGTCCCTCAGGGGAGCCACATGCCTcaactggaaaagaagaaagaaaaaagccattgACCTCAGGCACAGATGCTTCTGAGCTAACGCCAAGGGCTTGGGAGAGAATCATTAGCCCTGTGGAAAGTGACTCATCTGTTAGAGGTTGTTCTTTAACCAAAAGACACCACCAAGAGGAAAACTTCCAAGAATGCACTGAGAAAGAGGGTAAAATGGCTGCCTCCAGGAGAAGTGTACTTGCCCTTTCAAATGAAGACCCTTTACCTTTTTGTTCAGACTTGTCAGGAAAAGAACGTGGGAAAACATTACATAAAGTTAAGACAACTAGTACGTTTTCTGTTTCTGGTGATGAAGATAATGTAAAATGTCTGGAGGTGGTCTCAGTATATTATACTCTACCGAGGAAACCCAGCAAAAAATTCTGTAACCTCCTTCAACAGTATACGCAAAATACTAATTCACTTACAGAATCACCTCAAGTGGAAACTGAAACATTTCGTAATGCTTTAGAAAAAGACGAACAGAATTATTTTACACGAGAGCAGTCAGGAACACCTTCATGTGAAAATCTAAAGATGTCGGTCAACTCTGATCAGACGCTCACCACTGAAAATATGACTGCCTTCGGATTATCAAATAGGGGGCCCCTAGTGCCTACATTACAGGAAATGGCTTCTGTTGAGGCAGTTTCTCTTCCTGAAGAGGAATCTAAAGCTAGAGAGATTTTTTCAGTTAATTTAGCTAAAACACCTCTAGGTGattcagaaaacaagaaagaaagaggtaaaaAACTGCAAAGTGAAACCCTGCATACTTTATTGATGCttcagagaaaaaatatttccgaagaaaaatctgaaaattgtCAACAATCCATTAATTCAAGTAACAGTGGTCCCTCTAGTCTTCCAGCTCTTTCAGAAGTTAATATTGGAAATTCCCAAGCCAGAAGAAATTCTTGGGAGTTTACAGGGAGTGGTAGAGCCATTCCTTTTACTGGAAGTGGGAAGTGTCCTCAGAAAGATCACACATCCACAACTGTAAGTGATGACTCCAGTGGATCACAGCCTAGGGAAGGCAGAGGGAACATCGGAACCAACTGCCAAAAAATGACTAATAAAACACTTTCTCACTCAGAGAGTCGAGTCTTTGCTCTTACTCCAGCATTGCATAAACTACAGCTTGGTGAGGAGACTCAGTCAGATGAACCAAACTTAGAGAGTCTGCAGTCTGAACCCAGAGAATTACCTCAAAGAAGTCAGGAGGCACATATGACAGAGAGCAGGAAGGCTGAAGatgaaatgcagaaatcagctTGGGATCAACCTTCACTTCctgaaggaaacaataaaaataaaaccaattctGATGACCTAGTAAAGGGGGAAAATagatcttcagttaaacacaGATTGGCAGTCATGtctaaagcaaacagaaaattcCCAGCTAAAGATGTAAGCCCCAGAAGACATGTAGCTACTATCTTCCCCCAAAGTGGAAGCAGATCTGGCTTTGACCATTTATCTCTTGGCACAGTGGAGTGCAACCCACTGTTCCCTGAGCCTACTCCAAAATCTGCAGAGTCCGTAGGCGAAAGCAGGTTGAGTGAGGATGGAAAGCATGTGAAGAAATCCGAGAACCCTCTCCCCATTACTGTACTACCCAACAGAGAACCTTCTACACACGTCAGCAACCAGAAGTCTAACAGCATTTCACAACAACATCAGAACAAGTTTAAAAATGTCTCAGAATCACCATCAAAGCATGAGATTTCTAGAGATGTCACAGTAGCTGAGAATTTAGAAAGAGAATCAGGAGCCCCATCCCCCATCACATTCACCAGCCTCAGGGAAGCAGAATTCTCTGACAATCAGAGGAGGCTGAGCCCTCCTTTTCCACTGGAGCCTGCACAGAAATCTAGAGTAAGCATCCCACTGGCCAGTTTTCTGCGGCAACAAAGGAGTGCTTCATCTCTGGAGTGGGAACCTGAGCCACACCTCTATCGTTCAAAGAGTTTAAAAAGCATTAATGTGCATGGCGATCTACTACGAAAAAGTCATCCTCCAAAAGTCAGAGAGCGCCATTTTTCTGAAAGCACTTCTATTGACAATGCCCTGAGTCGACTGACCCTTGGGAATGAATTCTCTGTCAACAATGGGTACAGTCGAAGATTCAGATCTTTTTCTGAACTCCCCTCCTATGATGGAAATGAAAGTTGGGCTTATCGCAGCGGCACAAAAACAGGTCCCAGGTCTGCAACATCTATATACAGACCTATAGACTATGGGATCTTTGGGAAAGAACAACAATTAGCTTTCTTAGAGAATGTAAAGAGGTCACTTACACAAGGAAGATTATGGAAACCAAGTTTTCTTAAGAACCCTGGCTTCCTAAAAGATGATTTGAGGAACGCTGCCAACCCCTCAGAGTCGTTAAGCTCAAATTCTCCCTGTAGTCAGATGCCAGAAGATGGCTTATCTCCAAGTGAACCGCTTAATATCTACGAAGATGACCCAGTGGACTCAGATTGTGACACAGACACAACCACAGATGATGAATACTACCTGGATGAAAATGACAAAGAGTCAGAACTGTGA